A window from Drosophila subobscura isolate 14011-0131.10 chromosome O, UCBerk_Dsub_1.0, whole genome shotgun sequence encodes these proteins:
- the LOC117898320 gene encoding DNA-binding protein RFX2 isoform X8, giving the protein MHSRYGFDYQTRHHHQQQQHQQQQHHQHHQPHLHHHHKLESASPLNYTSLLEKCRCKQPLPVAQPPPTLPPTQLQLQLHHHHHHHHHQTFVATTSASAGASYSNSLAIEPAAGSPASAASASFSTAAASCAAVSNSISVGLGTGTGTGTGTGTGAGSVASVSATTATMYHHHHRRHNNLSYCGVSGQEQNYQVQYVDSELYHSNSSQTQMTYPFCPVGDYQGNGQTYYSTTSTGQYAVTTPSAGGSTAGNAAHSTTLPYLVPVEEGLLLNGSSQSHGRDSPHSLTHEVAYIQEAQSTPQTPTSTTTTNSASGGSLGTGGGGASPDSDQSALGNSNKIASATIKWLSRNYETADGVSLPRSTLYNHYMQHCNEQKLEPVNAASFGKLIRSVFSGLRTRRLGTRGNSKYHYYGIRIKPGSLLNHHSMEDNKSMHGYGPASGNGALVSVSSSTSGQMAGSNGSMGMAGSTSQRNGTSKKHSFKPETYEACIQYIGDGSSALPSFPPIELSHSFSTELTLEDVDTFRALYREHCESFLDAVLNLEFGTVEFLLRDFWRASDNNNLEECEEEKYLSKTKLYLLCHCAEVQKFVREVDYQFYQNTVDVIIPDVLRSIPNALTQAIRNFAKNLELWLCESMMGVPEQLAQIKTSSVSAFCQTLRRYTSLNHLAQAARAVLQNGAQISQMLSDLNRVDFHNVQEQAAWVSQCAPSVVQRLESDFKAALQQQSSLEQWASWLQLVVESAMEEYTGKPTYARAARQFLLKWSFYSSMIIRDLTLRSASSFGSFHLIRLLFDEYMFYLVEHKIAEAQQKTAIAVICERMKKEMDFEFECQFAYITSETEQQQNTPSSVSGGDVGNEAKRLKQE; this is encoded by the exons ATGCATTCGCGGTACGGCTTTGACTATCAGACGCgtcaccaccaccaacagcagcagcaccagcagcagcagcaccatcaacaCCATCAGCCCCACCTGCACCATCATCACAAGCTCGAGTCGGCGTCGCCGCTGAACTACACGAGTCTCCTCGAGAAGTGCCGCTGCAAGCAGCCGCTGCCTGTCGCCCAGCCGCCGCCGACACTGCCACCcacccagctccagctgcagctgcatcaccatcatcaccaccaccatcaccagaCATTCGTGGCCAcgaccagtgccagtgccggcGCCAGCTACAGCAACTCCTTGGCCATTGAACCAGCTGCTGGCTCCCCAGCATCAGCCGCCTCAGCCTCATTCTCCACAGCCGCAGCTTCCTGTGCGGCCGTCTCTAATTCGATCTCGGTGGGTCtcggcacgggcacgggcacaggcacgggcacaggcacaggcgcgGGTTCTGTGGCGAGTGTCTCTGCCACAACCGCAACCATgtaccaccaccaccacagacGTCACAACAATTTGTCCTATTGCGGTG TTTCCGGCCAGGAGCAGAACTACCAGGTGCAATATGTGGACTCGGAGCTGTACCACAGCAACTCCAGCCAGACGCAAAT GACATATCCGTTCTGCCCGGTGGGCGATTACCAGGGCAATGGTCAGACATACTACTCGACCACGTCGACGGGCCAGTATGCGGTGACGACGCCGTCGGCTGGGGGCAGTACGGCGGGCAATGCGGCCCACTCCACGACACTGCCCTACCTGGTGCCCGTGGAGGAGGGCCTGCTGCTGAATGGCTCCTCGCAGTCGCACGGCCGCGACTCGCCGCACAGCCTGACG CACGAGGTTGCCTACATCCAGGAGGCGCAGAGCACGCCCCAGACGCCCACCTCGACGACGACCACCAACTcggccagcggcggcagcctcGGGACGGGCGGCGGAGGCGCCTCACCCGATTCGGATCAGAGTGCGctcggcaacagcaacaagattGCCTCGGCAACG ATCAAATGGTTGTCACGCAACTACGAGACGGCCGACGGTGTCAGCCTGCCCAGGTCCACCCTGTACAACCACTACATGCAGCATTGCAACGAGCAGAAGCTGGAGCCCGTGAATGCAGCCAGTTTCGGCAAGCTGATACGCTCCGTGTTCTCCGGCCTGCGCACACGTCGCCTGGGTACCCGCGGCAACTCCAAGTACCACTACTATGGCATCCGCATCAAGCCTGGCTCCCTGCTGAACCATCACTCCATGGAGGACAACAAGTCGATGCACGGCTACGGGCCAGCCTCCGGCAACGGGGCCCTGGTtagcgtcagcagcagcacctccggCCAGATGGCGGGCTCCAATGGCAGCATGGGCATGGCAGGGTCCACCAGCCAGCGGAACGGCACGTCCAAGAAGCACAGCTTCAAGCCAGAGACCTACGAGGCATGCATCCAG TACATTGGCGATGGGAGCAGTGCCCTGCCCTCGTTTCCGCCCATCGAGCTGAGTCACAGCTTCAGCACTGAGCTAACGCTGGAGGATGTGGACACGTTTAGGGCCCTGTACCGTGAGCACTGCGAGTCCTTCCTGGATGCCGTGCTGAATCTGGAATTTGGCACCGTGGAGTTTCTGCTGCGCGACTTCTGGCGtgccagcgacaacaacaatctGGAGGAGTGCGAGGAGGAGAAGTACTTGAGCAAGACGAAGCTGTATCTGTTGTGCCACTGCGCAGAAGTGCAAAAATTCGTACGAGAG GTGGACTATCAGTTTTACCAGAACACAGTGGATGTCATTATTCCCGATGTGCTGCGCTCCATACCGAATGCCCTGACCCAGGCCATTCGTAATTTTGCCAAGAATctggagctgtggctgtgcgaGAGCATGATGGGTGTGCCGGAGCAGTTGGCCCAGATCAAGACcagctccgtctccgcctTCTGCCAGACACTGCGTCGCTACACCTCGCTCAATCATCTGGCGCAGGCCGCACGTGCAGTGCTCCAGAACGGAGCACAAATCTCCCAAATGCTGAGCGATCTGAATCGCGTGGATTTCCACAATGTACAG GAACAAGCCGCCTGGGTGAGTCAGTGTGCTCCGTCTGTGGTGCAGAGATTGGAGAGCGACTTCAAGGCCGCACTGCAGCAACAGAGCTCGCTGGAGCAGTGGGCCAGCTGGCTGCAGCTCGTGGTCGAGTCAGCCATGGAGGAGTATACGGGCAAGCCAACATATGCGCGTGCCGCCCGCCAATTCCTGCTCAAGTGGAGCTTCTACAGCTCGATGATCATTCGGGACTTGACGCTGCGCTCGGCCTCAAGCTTTGGCAGCTTCCACCTGATAAGACTTCTGTTCGACGAGTACATGTTCTATCTGGTGGAGCACAAGATAGCCGAGGCGCAGCAGAAGACGGCCATTGCAGTTATTTGTGAGCGCATG AAGAAAGAGATGGACTTTGAATTCGAGTGCCAGTTTGCGTACATAACCAGCgaaacggagcagcagcagaatacTCCCAGCTCGGTCAGTGGCGGGGATGTTGGCAACGAGGCGAAGCGACTGAAGCAGGAATGA